From a region of the Helicobacter hepaticus ATCC 51449 genome:
- the guaB gene encoding IMP dehydrogenase — MKIKQKALTFEDVLLIPAYSEILPQEVNTQTLLSKNISLNVPLVSAAMDTVTECRTAIAMARLGGIGIIHKNMDIDSQVEQIKRVKKSESGVIIDPIYIRANNTLADAKSITDNYKISGVPVVDEYGKLIGILTNRDMRFEQDLSKYVGDLMTKDSLVTAKVGTTLEEAKEIMHKNRIEKLPIVDENYMLKGLITIKDIQKRIEYPNSCKDSFGRLKVGAAIGVKQFERAQALADAGADVLVLDSAHGHSINVLKTLEKIKSKLTIDIVVGNVVTPQATQDLINAGADAVKVGIGPGSICTTRIVAGVGMPQISAIDDCSQIAQKHKIPIIADGGIKYSGDIAKALAVGASSVMIGSLLAGTEESPGDLIIYQGRQYKIYRGMGSIGAMTRGSSDRYFQEGTAQDKLVPEGVEGRVPYRGKVSDVIHQLIGGLKSSMGYLGSKDIQSLWERAEFVEITSAGLRESHVHDVDITKEAPNYHG; from the coding sequence ATGAAAATTAAACAAAAAGCTCTCACATTTGAAGATGTTTTACTTATCCCTGCATATTCCGAAATTCTCCCTCAAGAAGTTAATACTCAAACTCTTTTAAGCAAAAATATTTCACTTAATGTTCCCCTTGTAAGTGCTGCAATGGATACAGTTACAGAATGTCGCACTGCCATTGCTATGGCAAGACTTGGCGGCATTGGTATTATCCACAAAAATATGGATATTGATTCACAAGTAGAACAAATCAAACGCGTGAAAAAAAGTGAAAGCGGCGTTATTATTGACCCTATTTATATCCGAGCAAACAACACACTTGCTGATGCAAAATCAATTACAGATAATTATAAAATCTCTGGTGTGCCTGTTGTTGATGAATATGGCAAACTCATTGGTATTCTCACTAATCGTGATATGCGCTTTGAACAAGATTTAAGTAAATATGTAGGCGATTTAATGACAAAAGATTCCCTAGTTACAGCAAAAGTAGGCACCACACTTGAGGAAGCAAAAGAGATTATGCACAAAAATAGAATTGAAAAGCTCCCAATTGTTGATGAAAACTATATGCTTAAAGGACTTATTACTATTAAAGATATTCAAAAACGTATAGAATACCCTAATTCCTGCAAGGATAGCTTTGGACGATTAAAGGTTGGCGCAGCTATTGGAGTAAAGCAATTTGAAAGAGCACAAGCACTTGCTGATGCAGGAGCTGATGTGCTAGTGCTTGATTCTGCACACGGACATTCTATTAATGTTCTTAAAACTTTAGAAAAAATCAAATCCAAGCTCACCATTGATATTGTTGTTGGCAATGTCGTTACACCACAAGCCACACAAGATCTTATTAATGCAGGAGCTGATGCAGTAAAAGTAGGTATTGGACCGGGTAGTATTTGCACCACTCGCATTGTTGCTGGCGTGGGAATGCCTCAAATTTCAGCTATTGATGATTGCTCTCAAATAGCCCAAAAACATAAAATCCCTATTATTGCTGATGGCGGTATAAAATATTCAGGAGATATCGCTAAAGCTTTAGCAGTTGGTGCTTCAAGTGTAATGATAGGAAGTCTTCTTGCGGGCACTGAAGAATCTCCGGGTGATCTTATTATCTATCAAGGCAGACAATATAAAATTTATCGTGGTATGGGAAGTATAGGTGCAATGACACGAGGAAGCTCGGATAGATATTTCCAAGAGGGCACAGCGCAAGATAAACTTGTGCCCGAAGGTGTAGAAGGAAGAGTTCCTTATCGCGGAAAAGTAAGTGATGTAATTCATCAACTTATCGGTGGATTAAAATCGTCAATGGGCTATCTAGGCAGTAAAGACATTCAATCCTTATGGGAAAGGGCAGAGTTTGTAGAAATTACCTCTGCTGGGCTTAGAGAATCTCACGTGCATGATGTAGATATCACCAAAGAAGCACCAAATTATCACGGCTAA
- the xseB gene encoding exodeoxyribonuclease VII small subunit, whose translation MADSKKQKIISQTNTENKKNEITQEEDFEDMLERAKEVLSKLNAQEITLKESLALYEQGMQSLKNAQEILEQAKLQYQEFKD comes from the coding sequence ATGGCAGATTCTAAAAAGCAAAAAATCATTTCGCAAACTAACACCGAAAATAAAAAAAACGAAATAACACAAGAAGAAGACTTTGAGGATATGCTTGAACGAGCTAAAGAAGTATTAAGCAAACTCAATGCTCAAGAAATTACCCTTAAAGAATCTCTCGCTCTTTATGAGCAAGGAATGCAAAGTCTTAAAAACGCTCAAGAAATTTTAGAACAAGCCAAATTGCAGTATCAAGAATTTAAAGATTAG
- the fliR gene encoding flagellar biosynthetic protein FliR, with the protein MELVAYLTQPNSVAVFLLLIARFGGVFAFFPFFDNQLISIHIRAAMVFFMSVAFFPLATYTLPDMTMVEFLIAALFEIMLGFIASVCLQIVFAMLSFGGEIISFTMGFTMASAYDPVSGTQKPIIAQLIAIIGLLVALSLDFHHTIFLIISHSIEATPLGGFVFEPKSAAYFVKAFSNIFAVGFSMAFPILAIILLSDIIFGMIMKTHPQFNLLVIGFPVKIAIAFVVLVLTISTIMYTFKNELKNAFFAVGKIFLGQ; encoded by the coding sequence ATGGAGCTTGTCGCTTATCTTACTCAACCAAATAGTGTTGCTGTATTTTTATTACTCATAGCACGTTTTGGTGGTGTATTTGCGTTTTTTCCATTTTTTGACAATCAACTTATTAGTATTCATATCCGTGCGGCAATGGTATTTTTTATGAGTGTGGCATTTTTTCCTCTTGCAACCTATACGCTGCCTGATATGACTATGGTAGAGTTTCTTATTGCTGCACTTTTTGAAATTATGCTAGGATTCATTGCTTCAGTATGTTTGCAAATTGTTTTTGCAATGTTAAGTTTTGGCGGCGAAATTATCAGTTTCACAATGGGATTCACTATGGCAAGTGCATATGACCCTGTGAGTGGAACACAAAAACCCATTATTGCGCAACTTATAGCCATTATAGGCTTACTTGTCGCTTTAAGTCTTGATTTTCATCATACTATTTTTCTTATCATCTCTCATAGCATTGAAGCTACGCCATTGGGGGGCTTTGTATTTGAGCCAAAAAGTGCAGCTTATTTTGTCAAAGCCTTTAGTAATATTTTTGCTGTGGGCTTTTCTATGGCATTTCCCATTCTCGCAATTATCTTGCTCTCTGATATTATCTTTGGTATGATTATGAAAACCCACCCGCAATTCAATCTCCTTGTTATAGGTTTTCCTGTAAAAATTGCCATTGCCTTTGTCGTGCTTGTGCTTACAATTTCTACAATTATGTATACTTTCAAAAATGAACTTAAAAATGCTTTTTTTGCGGTAGGGAAAATTTTTTTAGGGCAATAA
- a CDS encoding phospholipase D-like domain-containing protein yields MQQKMTKIYRICLIVGILHTILWGTSLHSSENDMFYMLPYEQDQAINTLKSVLKNAQSEIKISIYSFTNNDIAKILRDSAKRGVKISIIFDKESNLKNDTSVIGYLAKYNNISVCLLSGMRAKNKRYYGIMHQKMAIVDKKILVLGSANWSKNAFENNFETLLISHNQRFVQKALQGYEKMTRACVGF; encoded by the coding sequence ATGCAACAAAAAATGACAAAAATATATAGAATCTGTTTGATTGTGGGGATATTGCACACAATTTTATGGGGCACTTCATTACATTCATCTGAGAATGATATGTTTTATATGCTCCCTTATGAACAAGACCAAGCCATTAATACGCTCAAATCTGTGCTTAAAAATGCTCAAAGTGAAATTAAAATTAGCATTTATAGTTTTACGAATAATGATATTGCTAAAATACTTCGAGATAGCGCTAAGAGAGGTGTTAAGATTTCTATTATTTTTGATAAGGAAAGTAATTTGAAGAATGATACTTCCGTTATCGGTTATCTTGCTAAATATAATAACATTTCAGTATGCCTTCTTAGTGGTATGCGAGCTAAGAACAAGCGCTATTATGGCATTATGCATCAAAAAATGGCGATTGTGGATAAGAAGATTCTTGTCCTTGGTTCAGCAAATTGGAGTAAAAATGCATTTGAAAATAATTTTGAAACATTACTTATAAGCCATAATCAACGCTTTGTGCAAAAGGCACTGCAAGGTTATGAAAAAATGACAAGAGCGTGTGTAGGATTCTAA
- the gmk gene encoding guanylate kinase, translated as MSKGAVLIISGPSGCGKSTLTKSLIESIPNVYFSISTTTRPMREGETDGVHYHFVSKEHFLQDIHNNVFLEWAEVHTNFYGTSLKPVQQALEQDKIVLFDVDVQGHHSIKEYFGDFAKSVFITTKNKDILRERLISRQTDDLQTIEFRLIQAHNEMQHIHNFDYLIINDDITTAKEAMVAIARSLKYQQIERLSKIIQKW; from the coding sequence ATGAGCAAAGGGGCAGTGCTTATTATCTCTGGACCAAGTGGCTGTGGCAAAAGCACATTAACAAAATCGCTTATAGAATCTATCCCTAATGTGTATTTTTCTATTTCAACAACTACGCGCCCTATGCGTGAGGGTGAGACTGATGGTGTGCATTATCATTTTGTGAGCAAAGAACATTTTTTACAAGACATTCACAATAATGTTTTTTTGGAATGGGCAGAAGTGCATACAAATTTTTATGGCACTTCACTCAAACCTGTTCAGCAAGCGCTTGAACAAGATAAAATTGTGCTCTTTGATGTTGATGTGCAAGGACATCACAGCATTAAAGAATATTTTGGGGATTTTGCCAAGTCTGTATTTATTACAACAAAAAATAAAGATATTCTCCGAGAGCGACTTATTTCGCGTCAAACAGATGATCTTCAAACTATTGAATTTCGTCTTATTCAAGCCCATAATGAAATGCAGCATATTCACAATTTTGATTATCTTATTATTAATGATGATATTACTACTGCAAAAGAAGCTATGGTTGCCATTGCGCGCTCACTTAAATATCAGCAAATTGAGCGTTTGAGTAAGATTATCCAAAAATGGTAA
- a CDS encoding twin-arginine translocase TatA/TatE family subunit has product MHPPSITQLLIILLIIVLLFGAKKIPELAKGLGSGIKNFKKAVKEDEEDNQSEENTKSQIKQSESKNENVSKTHTDSQKQDT; this is encoded by the coding sequence ATGCACCCCCCTAGTATTACACAATTGTTGATTATTTTGCTTATTATTGTGCTCCTTTTTGGTGCAAAAAAAATTCCCGAACTTGCAAAAGGATTAGGAAGTGGTATTAAAAACTTCAAAAAAGCTGTCAAAGAAGATGAAGAAGATAATCAAAGTGAAGAAAATACAAAATCTCAAATCAAACAAAGCGAATCTAAAAATGAGAATGTATCAAAAACTCACACAGATTCTCAAAAACAAGACACTTAA
- the argS gene encoding arginine--tRNA ligase encodes MHHHIKALLQSALNIKNTIDIVLERPKNKDLGHFATPLALSLAKIEKTNPKLIAEEIAKILTNYAEFEKVETLNGFVNLTLSTTFLQHIAQKQLQHCMTLEADSINPNISQYTQKTQITPKEHILIEFVSANPTGPLHIGHARGAVYGDALTRVGRFLGYDILTEYYINDAGAQIYMLGLSIFLAGREHILKTQVEYPQSYYKGEYIIDLAKQCALHFGEDVFKSEDSISSLADFGKDMMLQEIKDNLAQVGIKFDSFVSEKSLYDRWQDTLDTLKSHQGIYTKDGKIWIASSQINDEKDRVVVRENGEPTYLAGDIIYHQDKFHRHFEHYINIWGADHHGYIARVKAAIHFLGYDENKLEVLLSQMVSLLKGGQPYKMSKRAGNFILMKDVIEDIGADALRFIFLSKKPDTHLEFDVDELKKEDGSNPIYYINYANARIHTLFNKAGVNMQQTAQNANKLDINEQAKALLFEALCLQQIIESSFRNREIQKICDYLKSLSASFHSFYNTHKILQSPNESSILYVLMIVSQSLTLGLSLLGIKAKTRM; translated from the coding sequence ATGCACCACCATATCAAAGCTCTTCTCCAAAGTGCATTGAATATTAAAAACACAATTGACATTGTGCTTGAGAGACCAAAAAACAAAGACTTGGGGCATTTTGCTACACCTCTTGCCCTTAGCCTTGCTAAGATTGAAAAAACCAATCCTAAGCTTATCGCTGAAGAGATTGCTAAAATACTTACAAATTACGCAGAGTTTGAAAAAGTAGAAACTCTCAATGGCTTTGTAAATCTCACACTTTCTACAACTTTTCTTCAACATATTGCACAAAAACAACTGCAGCATTGTATGACTCTTGAAGCAGATTCTATAAATCCTAACATATCTCAATATACACAAAAGACTCAAATAACACCAAAAGAGCATATTTTGATTGAATTTGTCAGTGCCAATCCCACAGGACCGCTTCACATTGGGCACGCAAGAGGTGCTGTATATGGCGATGCACTTACTCGTGTAGGGCGGTTTTTAGGTTATGATATACTCACCGAATATTATATAAACGATGCAGGGGCACAGATTTATATGCTTGGGCTATCAATTTTTCTTGCAGGGAGAGAACATATCCTTAAAACTCAAGTAGAATATCCACAAAGTTATTATAAGGGCGAATATATTATTGATTTAGCAAAACAATGTGCGCTACACTTTGGTGAAGATGTTTTTAAAAGTGAAGATTCTATCTCCTCTCTTGCAGATTTTGGCAAAGATATGATGCTTCAAGAGATTAAAGATAATCTAGCGCAAGTTGGGATTAAATTTGATTCCTTTGTGAGCGAAAAATCCCTTTATGACAGATGGCAAGATACGCTTGATACTTTAAAATCTCATCAAGGTATTTATACCAAAGATGGCAAAATCTGGATTGCTTCCTCGCAAATCAATGATGAAAAAGACCGAGTTGTCGTGAGGGAGAATGGTGAGCCGACCTATCTTGCTGGAGATATTATCTATCATCAAGATAAATTTCATCGCCATTTTGAACATTATATTAATATTTGGGGAGCCGATCATCACGGCTATATTGCACGCGTAAAGGCAGCTATTCATTTTTTGGGCTATGATGAAAATAAACTTGAAGTGTTGCTTTCTCAAATGGTAAGCCTTCTTAAAGGTGGGCAACCTTATAAAATGAGTAAACGTGCAGGAAATTTTATCCTTATGAAAGATGTAATAGAAGATATTGGAGCTGATGCACTTCGTTTTATTTTTCTCTCTAAAAAACCTGATACACACCTTGAATTTGATGTTGATGAACTTAAAAAAGAAGATGGAAGCAATCCTATTTATTATATTAACTATGCTAATGCTAGAATCCACACACTTTTTAATAAAGCTGGAGTAAATATGCAGCAGACAGCACAAAATGCGAATAAATTGGATATAAATGAACAAGCAAAGGCGCTTTTGTTTGAAGCTCTTTGTCTGCAACAAATAATAGAATCTAGCTTTCGCAATAGAGAGATTCAAAAAATATGTGATTATCTTAAAAGCCTCTCTGCTTCATTTCACAGCTTTTATAATACACACAAAATCTTGCAAAGTCCAAATGAATCAAGTATTCTTTATGTGCTAATGATTGTCAGCCAAAGCCTCACACTTGGATTATCTCTGCTTGGAATTAAAGCAAAAACAAGAATGTAA
- a CDS encoding AzlC family ABC transporter permease: protein MCQSSKAFIALKDAFPHTIPIMLGYIFMGAVFGILLQKTGYGAIWAAIMAVAIYGGTTQFIAVGLIASGAGLWESFVLVSMINARQIFYSISMLERFKRMGKKRYYMIYSLTDETLALLNLKSPKTGVDKQWFDFFIAALNQSYWVIGCTLGAALGGKLEFNSNGLDFVMSAIFVVIFIEQWRNKTMRIPALIGIIISLICLYIFGAQQFLIPSLVGICVILSLWRKPIVA from the coding sequence ATGTGCCAGAGCTCAAAAGCATTTATTGCACTTAAAGATGCTTTTCCACATACAATTCCTATTATGCTTGGTTATATTTTTATGGGTGCAGTATTTGGTATCTTATTGCAAAAAACAGGTTATGGTGCGATATGGGCAGCTATAATGGCAGTGGCTATTTATGGGGGAACGACACAATTTATTGCTGTCGGGCTCATAGCAAGTGGAGCTGGCTTATGGGAGAGCTTTGTGCTTGTTTCTATGATTAATGCACGACAAATTTTTTACTCTATAAGTATGTTAGAGAGGTTTAAACGTATGGGCAAAAAGCGTTATTATATGATTTATTCCCTCACTGATGAGACCCTTGCACTTCTTAATCTTAAGTCTCCCAAAACAGGAGTAGATAAACAATGGTTTGATTTTTTTATCGCTGCGCTCAATCAAAGCTATTGGGTTATAGGCTGCACTCTTGGAGCAGCACTTGGTGGAAAGCTTGAGTTTAATTCTAATGGACTTGATTTTGTGATGAGTGCTATTTTTGTTGTGATTTTTATTGAACAATGGCGTAATAAAACAATGCGTATTCCTGCACTCATTGGCATTATAATAAGTTTAATATGTTTATATATTTTTGGGGCACAACAATTTTTAATCCCCTCACTTGTGGGCATTTGTGTTATATTAAGCCTATGGAGAAAACCCATTGTCGCCTGA
- a CDS encoding branched-chain amino acid transporter permease, with protein sequence MSPEILHSVLLIALIALNTLLSRFLPFIIFAKSTPTFIVSLGKVLPSAIIAMLIIYCLKDMDLEHSPYGLNEIIAVLVVSYIHIVFKIPVLSIVCGTITYMILIQNAILDFIP encoded by the coding sequence TTGTCGCCTGAAATTTTGCACTCGGTCCTTCTTATTGCGCTTATTGCGCTTAATACTCTCTTAAGTCGCTTTTTGCCTTTTATTATCTTTGCTAAATCTACACCCACATTCATTGTCTCTTTAGGTAAAGTGCTGCCAAGTGCAATTATTGCAATGCTTATTATATATTGCCTTAAAGATATGGATTTAGAGCACTCTCCATATGGACTTAATGAAATTATTGCTGTCTTAGTAGTAAGCTACATACATATAGTGTTTAAGATTCCCGTTTTAAGCATTGTATGTGGAACTATCACTTATATGATATTAATACAAAATGCAATTTTAGATTTTATACCCTAG
- a CDS encoding flavodoxin, which translates to MKKIGLFYGSDGGTTQEVAQKIADKLGDCQIFDVASSKADDLSAFENLIFATPTYGSGDLQDDWDSFLSSIDEAAFSGKTIALVGLGDQEIYSETFCNGIAHIYEKVSKQGKIIGQTSTDGYTFDESLAVVNGKFVGLVIDEVNQEDMTDSRIQAWVKTLKGAFA; encoded by the coding sequence ATGAAAAAAATTGGTTTATTTTATGGAAGCGATGGTGGCACTACGCAAGAAGTTGCTCAAAAAATTGCTGATAAATTAGGCGATTGTCAAATATTTGATGTTGCTTCAAGTAAAGCTGATGATTTAAGTGCATTTGAGAATCTTATTTTTGCTACACCTACTTATGGTTCAGGTGATTTACAAGATGATTGGGATAGTTTTCTTTCTAGTATTGATGAAGCTGCTTTTTCAGGTAAAACTATCGCTCTTGTAGGGCTTGGCGACCAAGAAATTTATAGCGAAACTTTTTGTAATGGTATTGCACATATTTATGAAAAAGTATCAAAACAAGGAAAAATTATTGGACAAACAAGCACAGATGGCTACACTTTTGATGAGAGTTTGGCAGTTGTAAATGGAAAGTTTGTAGGCTTAGTCATTGATGAGGTTAATCAAGAAGATATGACAGATAGCAGAATTCAAGCGTGGGTAAAGACACTTAAAGGTGCTTTTGCTTAA
- a CDS encoding MetQ/NlpA family ABC transporter substrate-binding protein → MKKLLTFILVGLVFFGCSDEKNTSQDGTAEKVVLKVGATPVPHAEILEFIKPDLEKEGIDLQIVQFTDYVTPNVSLNDGSLDANYHQHKPFLDALKKDKGLNLESIASIHIEPLGFYSHKFKDIDSLPQGATIAIPNDPSNGGRALLLLDSKGIIKLADTNNLNATELDIVENPKSIKIKPVEAALLPRTLDDVDGAVINGNYALQAGLKSSDALFLEGSQSPYANILVVQSTRVNDENLQKLKNALQSQKVKDFIQQHYQGEIVPVF, encoded by the coding sequence ATGAAAAAGTTACTTACTTTTATTTTAGTAGGATTAGTGTTTTTTGGTTGTAGTGATGAGAAAAATACATCACAAGATGGCACAGCAGAAAAAGTTGTGCTTAAAGTGGGCGCAACCCCTGTGCCACACGCAGAGATTCTTGAATTTATTAAACCTGATTTGGAAAAAGAGGGTATTGATTTGCAAATCGTGCAATTTACAGATTATGTAACACCTAATGTGAGCTTAAATGATGGTTCTCTTGATGCGAATTATCACCAACATAAGCCTTTTCTTGATGCGCTTAAAAAAGATAAAGGGCTTAATTTAGAATCTATTGCAAGTATTCACATTGAGCCACTTGGATTTTATTCACATAAATTTAAGGATATAGATTCTCTTCCTCAAGGTGCTACTATTGCTATTCCTAATGACCCAAGTAATGGTGGAAGGGCTCTTCTTTTGTTAGATTCTAAAGGCATAATAAAGCTTGCAGATACTAATAACCTTAATGCTACAGAGCTTGATATTGTTGAGAATCCAAAGAGTATTAAAATTAAGCCTGTTGAAGCAGCACTTTTGCCCCGCACTTTAGATGATGTTGATGGTGCAGTGATTAATGGCAATTATGCACTTCAAGCTGGATTAAAAAGCTCTGATGCACTTTTTTTGGAAGGCTCACAATCGCCTTATGCGAATATTCTAGTTGTGCAAAGCACAAGAGTGAATGATGAGAATCTCCAAAAGCTTAAAAATGCGTTGCAATCTCAAAAAGTAAAAGATTTTATTCAGCAGCACTATCAGGGCGAGATTGTGCCTGTATTTTAA